Genomic window (Juglans microcarpa x Juglans regia isolate MS1-56 chromosome 2S, Jm3101_v1.0, whole genome shotgun sequence):
ccctaccactagggtgaaacatggtatatggtCCAGCCACGGTTATAATGgtgatttataaccctaccacgggggttaaacatggtatttgtccgatgtgatgctatgagatgatatgaatataatgtttcagtttggatatgccaaaggactatctttttgggaacaagtttgtttttctaaaaatttcgctatgatattttataccaagttttgtttatgtattctgaaagaaaatgttttgttctgcatatcaacgttataaatgctcatgtttacatgctagtatatgctctctatttgctgagttgttgataactcaccctttgctcttcataatattttcagatgacattgatggttcagttgaggaacagtattagagtttgtggaTAAGTTTAGCTGTAAATAGTTTTAAGTATCTCACGGTATTAGTACTGTTGttggatgttatttatttattaagttgatttcaatggatttagacggtttatggagacttatgttaattttattttattctagtttgttatttgggACATGAAggaaagttgatattttatttgggttgtgatattgaggatttgatatgtgagtatgtatggtttattcaattgaagtatttacgttgttttgaatatttggaaGGATATATTCTTGGTTTTAGAAATACATTAGCATTGTTGGAGATAATTATCAACTCTCCAGACCCTCGGGGTCGGAGCGTTACACTATACAAGTAATTGATTATAATTAGTTTAAACACTCACAACAACCTTTGCTGACTCTAAACCTGATGTGCAATTCCACAATTGACTTATTTGATTTATGCATCAACAACAACTCCATAACTCTGATCCTCCTATGGCTTCCCCTATGAATGTTACTCGTTTGATCTACTAGAACTCTAGTAGCACCATCAATGAACTCACCAGCTACCGATGAACATAAAGAACGTTTTAGAATTGCTATCTCATGGTATGAGATATATAGTGTTTATTCCATATATCACTACATGATACACACGTGAATTAcgacaagaaagaaaaaaacaaggaaataaaaaaatcaccgAGACAATCATGGATGTCATAGATGGACTTTCTATATATACATTATGTCCTCTACGTTGTAGAATTTGCAATGGTGATATTCTCCTCTAATGTTGCTTTCCCAAGATCACAGACACTTAATGGTTGAGCTGGACTTATGGTTCTATCACTCCCCCTCAAAGTTGGCCTTGGATTAGGACAGAGACCAAGCTTGACCTTGAGGTCATGAAATGTACGTAGACTTGGGTAATGGTTTAGTGAAAATGTCTGACAGCTGGTTGGAAGAGGGAACAAACCGAGTTTCTAAAGACCCAAGCACCACTCTTTCACGAACATAATGATAATCCAACTCGATTTGCTTTGTGCATGCATGAAGTATTGGGTTAACAGTCATGTATAGGGTACTTTGAATTGTCACAATGAAGCATAGGAGCAGCAGTAAGGGGAATCTCAAGATCACGTAACAGAAAAGAAAGCCACGTAAGTTCAGATGCAGTGGTTGCCATGGAGCAATACTTGACTTCAGCAATAGAACGAGTTACGGTAGGTTGTTTCTTGGCACTCCAAGAGATGTTATTACTATCCAGAAATGTGCAAAAGCGAGTTGTAAAGGGGTGGCTGGAAGAGCAACCAGCCCAATCGGCATATGAGAAAGCATATAAACCAAGTGTACATGCTGCTAGGAAGTTCAATCCAAATTTTGTCGTGCCATGAATACAGCCTAGAATACGCTTAACCAGTTTATAATGCATCATTTTGGGTGATTACATGAACTGGCATACATAGTTCACACTGTAAGAGATATCGGGTCTAGTAAATGTGAGGTGTTGCAGAACTCCAACAATGTTGTGATTGTGTTTTGGATCAAGAAAGAGTTACTCATTGTGGAGAATATCCAAATCTCGAGGTTGAGGCATCGAGCGCCTCATGGCATCCTTTGGTACACAGTTGCACAGGAGTGAAAATAGGTTTGCAGCTACTCACGTAAGCACGGTTCAAGAAATCCAAAGCATACCGAGTTTGGATTAGAAATAACCCTTGGGGAAACTCGTGAACCTCAATTCCAAGGAAGTGATGCAAGAACCAAAATCTTTGATGAAGAACTCTTGTGCCAATTTGGTGATAAGCCACTATATGTGCTGGAGTCTAGTTTTGGTGATTACcatatcatctacatagagGAGCAACACTAACATACCATGTGAGGAGTGTGAGATAAAAAGACTTGGATTAGAGGTGTTGCAAAAGAACCCAAGTTTCAGCAAGAAGTTGCTAAGTCTGTCAAACTAGGCCCTTggagcttgtttgagaccatataaAGCTCGATTGAGTTGACAAACATGAGATGGCTGAGTTGGATCTGTAGCTTGGGGGTTGATGCATATAAACAGGAATGGAGAATGGAGGGTGAACAATGAAGGAATGAATTCTTAGCATCAAATTGGCACAATTCCCAATCGTTTACCTCTGCAATGATAAGTACCAACTGAATACTAGCAGGTTTAATAGCTGGTGAGAAGGTTTTAGAAAAATCAATCCCATCTATATGTGTATACCCTTAATTTAGCAACCAGTCGGACTATGAGATTGATCCATCAGGATTCAAATTGGCTTTATAGACCCACTTGCATCCAACTACATCATAGTGGGCGAATATGGAACCAACGTCCAAGTATTGTTGGCAGCAAGttcaacaatttcttcatccatATCAACAGGCCAACCAGGATGATTTTGTGCTACCTTGATGGATCTAGGTTCAGAGGGAACACAAGGGATGAGCTAGAGTTGCACTACGATCCGAAGTATTGCTAATATAATCCAAAGTATTGACGATCTCAAGATTGGATTATGGTCCGAAGTATTGGATCCAAAGTATTGACTATCTGAAGATTGGATTCTAGTGCAAGGGAAGATTGTTGATTGATTGCAGAAGACACAACAGGTACACTGCTTAAGGAAGAGGCATGATTCAATTGTGGAAAGGCAAAAGCTTAAGGAGGTGTGTTGGACAATGCAGAGTCCGTGTCCCATTCCAAGTAGGTAGTGAGCTCCCCCTCAAGAGATGAGTTGTCATAAAGTTTAGTGGGTTGAGAGTAAGGAAAAATTGTCTCATCAGATACCACGTATCTTGAGATATAGATTCGACCTGTGGGAAGATAGAGATATATATTTGTAgcccttatgtttattattgtACCTGATGAAGATACTAGGGAGAGACTTGGGTTCTAGTTTGTGTGCGCGATAGTCACCCAAGTAAGGAAAACACTTAGAGCTTAGAGCATGAAAACTCGTGGAATCTGGGTACTTACCGTGCAAGAGAAAACAAGGAAGTCagaaatcatgaaaacaatCATTGATTTCACAGATGGACTTTACCCAAAACCGTGAGGGTAAATGAGCATGACTAATGATGAATGCCTTTATCAAGCAAAAACTGCATGAACACATTACTTCCAAACTCACCACCTTTTTCACTCtggaagattttaattttgGCATTGAACCGACATCTTACAAACTTATAGAATTGGTCAAAATAGCAAACCAATTCTGATTTCTTTCTCATGGGAAAGAGCCAAGTGGAATTAGTGCAGTCATCAGTAAAAATCAAATGGAACTGAAACTTGTCTTTAGAGATAATGGGGGCTGGTCCCCATAAGTCAcaatgtattttaaagaaagGAGTACTATTGTCAGTAGTAATAGCTAAAAATGGTAAACACAAGATTTGCCCTTTTGACAAATGGAAGGAGACTTAGAATCTGAATCATAGCATATAAGCTTATTTTGACGCAAATAATCAATTATTCTGTAGTGAGGATGCACTAGCCTTTCAAGCCACCAagcttttttaacttttctgaatCAAGTAGAGAATAGAGCTTGTGAACCTCCATCAGCAGGTGATGAATCAAAGGTGCAAAGGCCCTTATGCTTCCTTCCCTTTGCCACTATCTGATTAAATGTCCTATCCTTTATCACAAAACCATGACCATCAAACTCAAAAATAAGTGGAAAATCAGTTATCAAACGACTAACAGAAATGAgatctttcttaatttttggaaGTACTATCAAGACATCATTTAAGCAAAGAGAAGATTGTCCAACTCAACAGTAGCTTTACCAATGTGAGTGATAGGCAAGGTGTGACCATTTCTAACCATCACACCGTCAGATCTAGAATAAAGTGTTAAGTacgcagatatatatatataaaaaagaagtcCAATATTCATCatataaaatgcatgcatgcaacacaAAATAATGCATGCATAAAATAATGTTGGAGATCAAAACGACATAGCTTTGTACattaaactaattattttcttttttaaaataaaacctgGGTACCAGATTACTTGTACCTGCCCAAGGTATGGGCGGGTAAGGAATCCGATTATCGTTTTGGGTTTTTACCAGAGCAAATAGCTGCCCGGTATAAGCAGGATCATGAACTGTCTGAATTGGATTTGTACACGTTTTAGGGCACGTATCATCGCGTGAAATGCGTCTAGCCTAATGCGCTAACTTCAAGATTCTGTACGTTAATTATCAGCAAGAGATCACTGCTATTATACATGCAGCAGACTTCTTAAGCAAAGATATCTTCCCCCTCCCCCAGCCTGGGGAAAAGAGAGCTCTTAAggatttcaaaacaaacatatatatgcaATGTATCATTTAGATGCTTCTCTATTGCCATCTTTGATCGACCAAACCATTAGATGTAGTCTCAACTTGGTCCTGAACAATTGAGTACTGATCGAGAAGCAACCAAAACTTCTCAGCTCCTCTTTTCGCAATCCACCCTTTCCCAAATTATCTGAATTgtctacaatattttttttccggGGAAGTGCTTAATGAGCCAGTCAAAGTCTCACGGAAACAGCAGAAAAGACAGCCACTAGAAGCACTGAAGCCATATGAGAATGTTTAATGCGTGGATGTCACCCGTATCGGTactacattatattatattatatatatatatatatatattggctcAGGTGAAGAGCAAAAAAAGTTAGATAGATCGAAGTGGACTTctattaataatacttatatatctAGCCCAAAATCCTTAATAATCATGAACAAAAGTCATTGAACACCTGGATACAGATCAACTTGTGACAGCATACAATTTGAAATACGCTGTAAAAGATCTTGAACTTGCACATGGAGAAGGCTTCCAATTCCAGCTCTAAGGGgatgtttgaaatttattttggtcttgtctcatctcatctcatatcatcgcATCTCATTTTGTTCCTaaatattactcaaacacaaacactttcatactaattattacaaaataccaaactttcaaataaaaaataaaaaacaattcaactttttcaaatcctaaaataaatataatattaaaaattatattataacaatattttaattttataatttttttgttcaattttttttttctctcaattcccaaaactccataaaatattcaaattatctcactactattcacaaacaatcttactactatttacaaaattatcatctcatctcatttctcaaacatCTCCTGAAGCCCCGCTACATGTATTCATAAAAAGACTAGTTTGAAAAGGAGGATAATGTTAAAAGAAACTGCCAAACATCTTAGACATGGTTTGACTCATCAACTGCTACATTAAATTAGTTgagaccaaaaagaaaaaaacctgagcaaaacaaaacaatacaaaaGCCAATTTTCTCCTGTCTTtgatataaaacaaattaaagaaacatCTCTTTCTTGTTTAAACACAGTAAAGACCCGATTCAAAACAGTTTTACTCATGCATGGCACTATATTCAATTAGCACGGTTCTCGAAGGTATATAATGGACCTAGAACTCGTTTTCCATATGGTTAACGACATCATTCATGAATTAAAAATTGGGTGTGGAGCAAATTAATAGTATTATTCTACTTGTGTTTTCAGCACAATCAAAGACAACATGGACCATACGACCAGTCACCAGAATCCAGCTTCAATATATAGTCATATTACTTGAACAACTTAAGCATGTATTAAACAAAGTTCAGCTAAACAGCCAACTTTATAAACAATGCAGCATCCaatataaaaatcacacttgAAGTCAAATTATTCGTAAGAAAAGCCAAGTGTTGAATCCAACCGGCCGATAATTTCTTCCCACGTTAGACCATTGATCATTGGACTAGAAGTTCTTCTTTCCGTGTGATTATCCAACAGTAGTATCTTCAAAATCCTTAAACtccagaaaagaagaaaaaaaaaacttgatttgagCGAAACTCGAATTTACTCTTCCTATCACAattgaaaatactttcttataaGTTTTCGCAAAATAAGACTCGCTCAAAAGCTCAAGGAAACAAAATATCCTCCTACAttctcactattttctttttagaaaacaaaacaaataaaaaaaaaaagaagttttctTGACAGATTTTCCATGGCAAGAAACATTAATTGCAttagaaggagaaggagaagaagaagaaacatccAAGAAAATCTGAATAACGGGAATCTAGGTTCAGTACCTAATGGTGAGGAAGACAGTTCAGTTCTTGTTCAATCAATGGCGGGAGTTGGAAGACGCAGAGGACGGCTTATTGGCACTCCGCTCTTCATCACCTCGAATCGTGGCGGGAATGCAAAAGCCCGATAATGTATCAGTGGCAAACCGGCTTCCACAGACCAAAGACTGGTGAATTGGCAGTGTTTTGTGGTGGTCCGATGTGGCAATGGAAAGATCATCCCAAGCGCGGAACGGGGGTGCAAAACTGGACTGAAGGGGTCCCCTCTGTGAAAATGCTGAGCCTTGGCCCAGTAATGCTTGTTGTGGCAACGTTTGTGAGTTGAAGACAAAATCACCTCTGTGTTCCGCGCTTGTGTCGCTGTTCCACGCCACCATTCTTTGGTAATTGATGTCAAACCCCATCGAAGCCGAGCCCGCGAAGAGGTTATGGTCGTTTGGAGTTGAATGATCCTGGAAAGAGTGGAGGGATAGACCAAGATCTTCGGAGGGGTTGGAGGCTCTTGAAATTATATCAGATGGGTAGCTCTGGAAATTTAGAGAAGATGTTGCAGAGCTTGTGGGGAATAAAGATTTAAAGGTATCTTTGATGGCTTCAGAGTCTAGAGATGGTGGGATGAAGGCTGAATTGTCGTCTGGGTTCCCCGCTAGTTGCCTGTGGAGCAGAAAGTCGTAGCCAGAAGACTCTGATTGCTCGGCTATTGTCAATTCTGCTGAGCCTGCATTTGGGTCTGGTTGTTGTACAGCTGTAGAATTAGAAGTACCAGGTGGATGCCATGGTGGTAGCTCAGCTAGCTTGTCAATGGCGGTCTTCGCCTTCTTGATGAGCCAGTCCACCGCTTTGCTGGGCCGGTCGTAGCCTAAACGGTCTTGAACATCATAGAATTGAATGGCAGTGTGCGCTGAGAGCCGGACCCGACGGTCCCGGGGACCTTTCGACGTGTAGACCTTGCTGTGCCTGTCTTTGCGTCCTGTGGATCGGACAATGTGGCCACCTTGGACTTGGACTATCTCTCCTCCGGTGCTCTTCATACCCGTAGTTTGTCTGTGCTTTTCATTGCCTCTGGTTTGGTTCCAAATTTTGTTTGTTGGGTGCTTCTGTTTGGTGGGAATTTACGGCTTGACCAAGTGGTTGACAGTTTTGGAGGAGTTGGATATGTTGGTAGTGGGTGCTCGTGCCAAGATCTTGTTCTTGTGGTTCTTGTTGTTTTGGGGCTGTAACTTGGTGGATAGGCCTCACTGTTTGCTCATGATTCCTCTGGAAATCCAGAatcctgctctctctctctctgatttggCTCTTCCAAGAACTTTTTGATTTCTGTACGACTCTTTGAGTTGCTTCTGTTTGCTCTTTCTGCTGTTTGTCGCTCTTTATCTACAACTGCCACAACCCCAGAAACCTGATACTGGCGCTAGACATGCTGCAGATCCCAAAGAAAGCCCTGCCATTGCAATCTCTGGATTCCACATCCCGATAAATACAAAACCACACTGTAAatactgaaagaaaaaaagaataaaccCAGAATTTAGATGAACttgaaaacaaaacacaataatgttatataacaattaaattatgACTAGCCCATCTATCTGCATCTCTAGGATAGGTGGGTTTCTCCATGTGGGTAAAAAATTCtgttagaaaatgatgaaaaaaattgtaactcCAAATCCAACAGACTACAGTAAAGGGGGAAAAAAGCCATTacaagaggaaaagaagagactacggaaaagggaaaaaaaaaaaaaaaagccatcatttcatataatttgaaTTCTGAATGATATTGTGAAATTAATTAGTACGTTCTATGAGGTGTAAGCTGATACAGAAGGGATAAAAGAATGGAGACGTACGAAGAGAAAGGAGAAGAGGACTTTAGAACAGTAGAAGGTCGAGAGAGTTGTACCTTTGGCCCACGAGAGCTGCTGATGCTTCTGAAACCAGGCTTTGGTCAAGTTGAGGTGGAGATATCAGGTCATCTCAAACCcctaaaatcacaaaaataaaatcctagCTACTAAGTCACGAACCATTACTCATCTAGCCATCTCTCAAACCCtggagtgaaataaaataaaacttatgaatcttatatcatttatagagtattatttaataatattcaaaattcaCTCATGAGACATCTATGGAGCTTGTTTCTTTGTTACTTTATATTGTTTGAGTACAAACTCTAGATAATCTAATATGCCGTTTGGAtggtgagttgaaatgagatgatggtgagttgaaataaaatgagttgagatcaaagatgaaagttaaataaaatattgttagaaaattattttttaatgttattattgttttaggatttgaaaaaattgaattgtttattatatcttgtgtgtgaatttaagaaagttacagtgatgagatgagataagatgagatactttcactatctaaacggggcTTAAATCTCATGTATATTATATGGGAAAATTCTTTAGCTACAAAGATAtcccacaaaagtaaacctaACAAATGATGTGATTTAATGTAGTACataagattgtaaaattacttttattataaaatagatctaatatattatatgaagtcGTGTcattttgtagatttatttttgtaagatctctttATTGTTGTagcatttatattatatatataatacaaatataaatattatgcatgATGAGAGGTTATATTTATAATGACTCTTCATAAACAGAATTGTTTGGTGATTAGTTATGATTAGAGTAGTACTGATGGTCGATAATTGGATATAAGAGATGGTAACATGGCCTCCTCCTCCTGCACCCACTCCCTTTTGAACGCTTTGATAATGATATCTAGCTAACAGCTTTTATGGGTTTCCCTATATCTACATATGTCCTTAACTAAAGTTGATCTACGattaagatataattaaatcttgcaaagaaaaaatgatcAGTACTTGATCACCTTCTTTTGCAACATTCGTTTAGCGCCCCGGCCCCCAATCGTATCATGGAGTtcagaaataagaaaatatagatatgcaatcattttcacaatattttatataattttattttaaataaggagaatttttgtaaattaaattatttataacattattttataaaaatatgctcattttaacatataattgtaaaaataattgtgtgtgtattattattaaaaaaaaattatatattacgGGATCGAGATCAGAAAAAAgcacgaatatatatatatatatataatatataatttcataattagtgatctgctgaaaaaaaaaaagaaagaaaaaaaaaaagaaacacgttctatatatatatatatatatatatatatatatatatatatatatatatatatatatatataagttcgtGACTAGCTAATAATTGGTTCGCTTTCTCGAATTAATTAAGTCGCCTTTCtgtttacgaaaattattatCTCAGCAGAACATGTGAAGAGATCATGGATAGTTTGAGTTTGGCCCATTAATTTAAAATTGACttatgataaattaatttgattacGCGCGCATGCACTAGTACTCTAAATCCTAaataattgcatatatatatacattaatcatgttttttttttttttttaatgattatgtACTATGAAGATTGCCATCTATTGAACCCGGCACGTGAgcagcttatatatataatataggccAGGCTTGTTCGTTTAAGGTGGACTGCATGCAGCAAAGAggatttagttttttattactaatattttgCAAAGTATTCTGACATGGAGGATAAAAATTAAACTAATGATAAGTCGTTaattaaagtatatatt
Coding sequences:
- the LOC121251804 gene encoding transcription factor TCP4-like, yielding MKSTGGEIVQVQGGHIVRSTGRKDRHSKVYTSKGPRDRRVRLSAHTAIQFYDVQDRLGYDRPSKAVDWLIKKAKTAIDKLAELPPWHPPGTSNSTAVQQPDPNAGSAELTIAEQSESSGYDFLLHRQLAGNPDDNSAFIPPSLDSEAIKDTFKSLFPTSSATSSLNFQSYPSDIISRASNPSEDLGLSLHSFQDHSTPNDHNLFAGSASMGFDINYQRMVAWNSDTSAEHRGDFVFNSQTLPQQALLGQGSAFSQRGPLQSSFAPPFRAWDDLSIATSDHHKTLPIHQSLVCGSRFATDTLSGFCIPATIRGDEERSANKPSSASSNSRH